One Arthrobacter sp. FW306-07-I genomic window carries:
- a CDS encoding lipopolysaccharide biosynthesis protein, protein MKAVLLRLAGFTGLPLLSLVTPFLLLPILSRVAGEGGWSSLVSGQAIGAFGGAVIAWGWTTVGPVEIAQNPSPLHRAEVYRESIRTRLVLSAVVFPAVFALAWQLAAPEHRYDGAAMSLTTAVVGLSPAWFCIGVGKPTLLATFDTLPRVAATLVAVPTILVTKEIWLYPVILLAAVGISLVVFHRLVVTERGKTFTSWRGTTKHLRGQFGPAAISLSGTTYAATPVPIAQAFIPSTVVAGFGSADTIYRFGLFSVMALGNTFQGWTLEPQASSARKRHTAAVAAHFALGLAGAVFLAALGPLTSEILFGSANKASQATCALYGASFLFISASSPFIRNLLLPHGRQRLILTWTVISAVIGVSLMFSTAIAGWIDGVAMSMAISEAVLFLGLLLPGLRTLRAI, encoded by the coding sequence ATGAAAGCCGTGTTGTTGAGGCTTGCCGGTTTTACGGGCTTACCCCTGTTATCGCTCGTAACGCCGTTCCTACTCCTGCCCATTTTGTCCCGAGTTGCCGGAGAAGGAGGTTGGTCGAGCCTTGTATCCGGGCAGGCCATCGGCGCCTTTGGTGGTGCTGTGATTGCCTGGGGATGGACTACAGTCGGTCCGGTCGAAATAGCCCAGAACCCCTCTCCTCTCCACAGAGCAGAGGTTTACAGGGAGAGCATCAGAACCCGTCTGGTCCTCTCAGCGGTGGTATTTCCCGCGGTCTTCGCTTTGGCGTGGCAGTTGGCTGCCCCCGAGCATCGCTATGACGGCGCAGCAATGTCCCTAACGACTGCAGTGGTTGGCCTGTCACCGGCATGGTTTTGCATAGGGGTTGGAAAGCCAACGCTGCTTGCGACCTTTGATACTCTGCCCCGGGTGGCGGCAACCCTTGTTGCGGTCCCAACAATACTGGTGACCAAGGAGATCTGGCTCTATCCAGTCATACTGCTGGCTGCTGTTGGGATAAGTCTTGTGGTCTTCCACAGACTCGTTGTTACGGAGAGGGGCAAAACGTTCACCTCTTGGCGTGGAACCACTAAGCATCTGCGCGGCCAATTCGGGCCGGCAGCGATCAGTCTCTCCGGTACCACGTACGCTGCAACACCTGTTCCGATCGCCCAGGCCTTCATTCCCAGCACGGTAGTGGCAGGGTTCGGCTCTGCCGATACCATCTACCGCTTTGGCCTCTTCTCGGTGATGGCTTTAGGCAATACCTTCCAGGGCTGGACTCTCGAACCGCAGGCCTCCAGCGCCAGGAAACGCCATACAGCCGCCGTCGCAGCCCACTTTGCGCTGGGCCTGGCTGGAGCTGTCTTCCTTGCCGCACTCGGTCCATTGACGTCGGAAATCCTGTTTGGTTCCGCTAACAAGGCCAGCCAGGCAACATGCGCACTCTACGGAGCCTCGTTTTTGTTTATTTCGGCCAGTTCTCCGTTTATTCGCAATCTCCTGTTGCCGCATGGCCGCCAGCGGCTGATTCTGACTTGGACGGTTATTTCGGCCGTCATCGGCGTAAGCCTAATGTTCTCAACTGCAATCGCGGGGTGGATAGATGGGGTCGCGATGTCAATGGCAATCAGTGAAGCAGTCCTTTTCCTTGGCTTACTGCTCCCTGGTCTCAGGACGCTTAGGGCTATATAA
- a CDS encoding DUF6541 family protein, which produces MSWFDAVPQFLLALVLLFIPGLAVAVAARLEGLRIFALAPGISVSIVAISAVAAPFLGLSWSLLPVLGTTAVMTGLALAASFLVARKSNKVGARHSGRPQWSVLAVSAVSVILAAVLVSRRLIKAIGQPESFSQTFDNVFHLNAIRYILDTGSGSSLTLNAMTGASSYPAAWHDLVSLLVSVGGGGIPASVNVVNIVVAALVWPLGCIYLAQAIWGNRPAICISAGVLSAAFGAFPISLLDFGVLYPNFLAVALLPLVVGISVEVLGLSPAPIRSRFIGVLVLLAVLPGLSLAHPSAAMAWIAMMTPAAAYVYVRLVARTLASSRGRRRALNLAALVAVLVGTVMVVRLLWNLVRPPAEAAFWPPVETTGQAIGEVIASSAIGRPVGWAVLALTLIGIYVTIRSRRQLWWLGTYAVVGFLFVVVSSFPADQFRMYWTGIWYNDPPRLAALLPLVTIPLASRGAVCIWDLFFKSSVRGMEALQRKRLARPEGAATDRAGVRQVATYSTVAGLLMVLALGAATQRANVRQAQDAMAGSYRLAADSPLVSQDELKLIDRLPNEVPKDAVLVGNPWNGSSLAYALADRKLIQLHILSAVPEGTAALLNGPTPAKDDPATCPAVRKLNIDYILDFGHREVHGRDNGYKGLDNLIASGLATLEDSEGEAKLYKLHLCDS; this is translated from the coding sequence GCCTCGAAGGACTCCGCATCTTCGCCCTGGCCCCGGGAATCAGCGTCTCCATAGTCGCAATTTCGGCTGTTGCAGCTCCCTTCCTGGGGCTCTCCTGGTCGTTGCTTCCCGTGCTGGGCACAACCGCTGTCATGACCGGACTCGCTCTTGCTGCATCATTCTTGGTTGCGCGGAAAAGCAACAAAGTTGGGGCCAGACACAGTGGCAGACCGCAGTGGAGTGTCCTTGCTGTTTCGGCGGTCTCGGTTATTCTGGCCGCGGTGCTCGTCTCGCGCCGACTAATCAAAGCCATTGGGCAACCGGAGTCCTTTTCCCAGACATTCGACAATGTTTTTCACCTGAACGCCATCCGGTACATCCTCGATACGGGTTCCGGCTCGTCCTTGACCCTTAATGCGATGACGGGCGCCTCGTCATATCCTGCTGCCTGGCACGACCTTGTCTCGCTGCTTGTCAGCGTCGGTGGAGGAGGAATACCCGCGTCCGTCAACGTCGTCAATATTGTGGTGGCCGCTTTGGTTTGGCCGCTTGGCTGCATCTACCTTGCGCAGGCTATTTGGGGGAACCGTCCAGCAATTTGCATCTCCGCCGGCGTGCTCTCGGCAGCCTTTGGCGCCTTCCCAATCTCGCTCCTCGACTTTGGGGTGCTCTACCCAAACTTTCTCGCGGTTGCACTCTTGCCGCTGGTCGTGGGCATATCGGTGGAGGTACTGGGTTTGTCGCCAGCACCGATTCGCTCCAGGTTCATTGGGGTGCTGGTCCTGCTCGCTGTGCTCCCGGGTCTTTCCCTTGCCCACCCCAGCGCCGCCATGGCCTGGATAGCGATGATGACGCCGGCCGCCGCCTACGTCTATGTCCGTCTGGTGGCGCGGACGCTTGCGTCGTCGCGCGGCCGCAGGCGCGCACTGAATCTCGCCGCGCTGGTCGCCGTCCTGGTGGGCACCGTAATGGTTGTCCGCCTTCTGTGGAACCTTGTTCGTCCTCCAGCCGAGGCGGCATTCTGGCCCCCCGTGGAGACCACGGGACAGGCCATCGGCGAGGTGATCGCGAGTTCGGCGATCGGACGCCCGGTCGGCTGGGCCGTCCTGGCGCTGACCCTTATCGGCATCTACGTGACAATTAGGTCCCGCCGGCAGCTGTGGTGGCTGGGTACATACGCTGTGGTGGGTTTCCTGTTCGTGGTTGTCAGTTCGTTTCCCGCCGACCAGTTCAGGATGTACTGGACCGGTATCTGGTACAACGACCCGCCGAGGCTTGCTGCGCTCTTGCCACTGGTGACAATCCCGCTTGCCTCCCGCGGGGCAGTTTGCATCTGGGATCTGTTCTTCAAGAGCAGCGTGAGGGGTATGGAGGCTTTGCAGCGGAAGCGGTTGGCAAGGCCTGAAGGAGCTGCAACTGATCGCGCCGGCGTTCGTCAGGTAGCGACGTACTCGACCGTTGCCGGCCTCCTCATGGTGCTGGCCCTGGGTGCGGCCACGCAGCGGGCGAATGTGCGCCAGGCGCAGGATGCGATGGCAGGCTCCTACCGGCTGGCCGCGGATTCGCCTCTGGTCTCCCAGGATGAGCTGAAGCTGATTGACCGGCTGCCGAACGAAGTGCCGAAGGATGCCGTCCTGGTTGGAAACCCATGGAACGGCAGCTCACTCGCCTACGCGCTTGCCGACCGCAAACTGATCCAACTGCACATCCTCAGTGCCGTTCCAGAAGGGACTGCAGCACTCCTGAACGGCCCTACTCCTGCGAAAGATGATCCCGCCACCTGCCCAGCGGTCCGGAAGCTGAACATCGACTACATCCTGGATTTTGGTCACCGTGAAGTGCATGGCAGGGACAACGGATACAAGGGGCTGGACAACCTCATCGCCTCCGGCCTGGCGACGTTGGAAGACTCGGAAGGCGAAGCGAAGCTCTACAAGCTGCACCTGTGTGATAGCTGA